Proteins encoded together in one Oxalobacteraceae sp. CFBP 8761 window:
- the pgi gene encoding glucose-6-phosphate isomerase, producing the protein MRQPSLTSTASFQALAQHADIATTWQMRDLFAADPQRFERFSDEAAGLFLDYSKNRLDGRTLELLMQLARERGVEARRDAMFLGARINNTEGRAVLHTALRAPRGASHVVDGVDINADIHAVLDRIKTFTDAVRSGEWLGHTGRPITDIVNIGIGGSDLGPKMVVLALRHYAHPRLRMHFVSNVDGHDMDAALSQVDPETTLFIVASKTFTTTETMMNAQTARRWFLAHAPEEALAKHFVAASTNTEAIKAFGIDPANMFPFWDWVGGRYSVWSAIGLPVALAVGFGYFKDFLAGAHDMDEHFRSAPLEQNLPALLGLIGFWNRQFLECGSVSIAPYHQDLNRFPAYLQQLDMESNGKRVTRDGQPVDTPTCPAIWGECGTNGQHAYFQLLHQGTDVTPMDFIAALRPAHEMDHHHTALLANCFAQSEAFMKGKTADEVRTDLTAQGLPADEVERLTPHKTFPGNRPSNTILMERLTPTTLGALIALYEHKTFVQGVLWDVNSFDQWGVELGKVLAKKIEAELAGEPLPNLHDSSTNGLIARAKAAV; encoded by the coding sequence ATGCGCCAGCCATCCTTGACCAGTACCGCCAGCTTCCAGGCCCTCGCCCAGCACGCCGACATTGCCACCACGTGGCAGATGCGCGATCTGTTTGCCGCCGACCCACAGCGCTTCGAGCGATTCAGTGACGAGGCTGCAGGCCTGTTCCTAGACTATTCAAAAAATCGCCTCGACGGGCGCACGCTTGAACTGCTGATGCAGCTGGCGCGCGAGCGCGGCGTCGAAGCGCGGCGCGATGCGATGTTCCTGGGCGCGCGCATCAACAACACCGAAGGCCGCGCCGTGCTGCACACCGCCTTGCGCGCCCCGCGCGGTGCGTCGCACGTCGTCGACGGCGTGGACATCAATGCCGACATCCACGCCGTGCTCGATCGCATCAAGACCTTCACCGACGCGGTGCGCAGCGGCGAATGGCTGGGCCACACCGGCAGACCGATCACGGACATCGTCAATATCGGCATCGGTGGCTCGGATCTTGGCCCGAAGATGGTCGTGCTGGCCCTGCGCCATTACGCGCATCCGCGTCTGCGCATGCACTTCGTCTCGAACGTCGATGGTCACGACATGGACGCCGCCCTGAGCCAGGTCGATCCCGAAACGACGCTCTTCATCGTCGCCTCGAAAACCTTCACCACCACCGAGACGATGATGAACGCGCAGACCGCGCGCCGCTGGTTCCTGGCGCACGCGCCTGAAGAGGCGTTGGCGAAACACTTCGTCGCCGCATCGACCAACACAGAGGCGATCAAGGCCTTCGGCATCGACCCGGCCAATATGTTCCCGTTCTGGGACTGGGTTGGCGGGCGCTATTCAGTATGGTCGGCGATCGGCCTGCCGGTCGCGCTGGCCGTGGGCTTCGGCTACTTCAAGGACTTCCTGGCCGGCGCCCACGACATGGATGAACACTTCCGCAGCGCGCCGCTCGAGCAGAACCTGCCGGCGCTCCTGGGCCTGATCGGCTTCTGGAACCGCCAGTTCCTCGAGTGCGGCTCGGTCTCGATCGCGCCGTACCACCAGGACCTGAACCGCTTCCCGGCCTACCTGCAGCAGCTCGACATGGAAAGCAACGGCAAGCGCGTCACGCGCGACGGCCAGCCCGTCGACACGCCAACCTGCCCGGCGATCTGGGGCGAGTGCGGCACCAATGGCCAGCACGCCTACTTCCAGCTGCTGCACCAGGGCACCGACGTGACGCCGATGGACTTCATCGCGGCCCTGCGTCCGGCGCACGAGATGGACCACCACCACACTGCCCTGCTGGCGAACTGCTTCGCGCAGTCTGAAGCCTTCATGAAGGGCAAGACCGCCGACGAAGTGCGCACCGACCTGACGGCGCAAGGCTTGCCGGCAGACGAAGTCGAGCGCCTCACGCCGCACAAGACCTTCCCCGGCAACCGCCCGAGCAACACGATCCTGATGGAGCGCCTGACGCCCACCACGTTGGGCGCCCTGATCGCGCTGTACGAGCACAAGACGTTCGTCCAGGGCGTGCTGTGGGACGTGAACAGCTTCGATCAGTGGGGCGTCGAGCTGGGCAAGGTATTGGCCAAGAAGATCGAGGCCGAACTGGCGGGTGAGCCGCTGCCCAACCTGCACGACAGTTCCACCAACGGCTTGATCGCGCGCGCGAAAGCCGCCGTCTGA
- a CDS encoding phosphogluconate dehydratase, with amino-acid sequence MALHPVVEQVTNRIIKRSGPSRAAYLAHLEAARIQGVQRGALSCTNLAHGFAAFPANDKLKLREVKQPSVAIVSSYNDMLSAHQPFESYPTIIKDAVREIGAVAQFAGGVPAMCDGVTQGQPGMELSLFSRDTIAMATAVGLSHNMFDASLYLGICDKIVPGLLIGALHFGHIPGIFVPGGPMTSGLSNKEKARVRQLYAQGKATREELMECEAASYHDAGTCTFYGTANSNQMLMEVMGLHLPGAAFITPGTELRDALTRSAARQAVAISQQGGTYMPIGRIVDEKCIVNAIAALHATGGSTNHTLHLVAIARAAGIVIDWDDFDQLSKVVPLLTRIYPNGEADVNHFQAAGGPGFIIRELLDAGLAHEDVNTVLGHGLRAHCKEPFLGEDGKTIWRDTPAQSGDETVLRPASNPFSPNGGMVLVQGNLGRAVMKISAVKHDYHVIEAPAITFDSQEDFMGAYKAGQLNRDFVAVVRFQGPRANGMPELHALTPALSNLQDAGFKVAMVTDGRMSGASGKVPAAIHVSPEILAGGPLGLVRDGDIIRVDATTGTLQALVPADEWAARKQATTDLSKSHIGMGRELFTMFRASISAAEQGAATFPLPSPIPTIVPLHEGLDANEVVPGSDEDFLFRTQK; translated from the coding sequence ATGGCGCTCCACCCCGTAGTCGAACAGGTTACCAATCGCATCATCAAGCGCAGCGGCCCGTCGCGCGCAGCCTATCTGGCGCACCTCGAGGCGGCCCGCATCCAGGGCGTGCAGCGCGGCGCGCTGTCGTGCACGAACCTCGCCCACGGGTTCGCCGCGTTCCCGGCTAACGACAAACTGAAGCTGCGTGAAGTCAAGCAGCCGTCGGTGGCGATCGTTTCTTCCTACAACGACATGCTGTCGGCGCACCAGCCGTTCGAGAGCTATCCGACCATCATCAAGGACGCCGTGCGCGAAATCGGCGCCGTGGCCCAGTTTGCCGGCGGCGTGCCCGCCATGTGCGATGGCGTCACGCAGGGCCAGCCGGGCATGGAACTGTCGCTGTTCTCGCGCGACACCATCGCCATGGCCACCGCTGTCGGCCTGTCGCACAATATGTTCGATGCCAGCCTGTACCTGGGCATCTGCGACAAGATCGTGCCGGGCCTCCTGATCGGCGCGCTGCACTTCGGCCACATCCCGGGCATCTTCGTGCCAGGTGGCCCGATGACGTCGGGTCTGTCGAACAAAGAGAAAGCACGCGTGCGCCAGCTCTATGCGCAGGGCAAGGCTACGCGCGAAGAACTGATGGAATGCGAAGCCGCGTCGTACCACGACGCCGGCACCTGTACCTTCTACGGTACCGCCAACAGCAACCAGATGCTGATGGAAGTGATGGGCCTGCACCTGCCGGGCGCCGCGTTCATCACGCCGGGCACCGAACTGCGCGACGCGCTGACCAGGAGCGCAGCGCGCCAGGCAGTGGCGATCTCGCAGCAGGGCGGCACCTACATGCCGATCGGCCGCATCGTCGACGAGAAATGCATCGTCAACGCCATCGCCGCGCTGCACGCGACGGGTGGCTCGACCAACCACACGCTGCACCTCGTGGCGATCGCACGCGCGGCCGGCATCGTGATCGACTGGGACGACTTCGACCAGCTGTCGAAGGTCGTGCCGCTGCTCACGCGCATCTACCCGAACGGCGAAGCGGACGTGAACCACTTCCAGGCCGCCGGCGGCCCGGGCTTCATCATCCGCGAACTGCTGGACGCTGGTCTGGCGCACGAAGACGTCAATACGGTGCTGGGCCACGGCCTGCGCGCCCACTGCAAGGAGCCGTTCCTGGGCGAAGATGGCAAGACCATCTGGCGCGATACGCCGGCCCAGAGCGGCGACGAAACCGTGCTGCGGCCGGCATCGAACCCGTTCAGCCCCAACGGCGGCATGGTGCTGGTGCAGGGTAATCTGGGCCGCGCCGTGATGAAGATCTCGGCCGTCAAGCACGACTACCACGTGATCGAAGCACCGGCGATCACGTTCGATTCGCAGGAAGATTTCATGGGCGCCTACAAGGCCGGCCAGCTCAATCGCGATTTCGTCGCCGTGGTCCGGTTCCAGGGCCCGCGCGCCAACGGCATGCCGGAACTGCACGCCCTGACGCCAGCCCTGTCGAACCTGCAGGATGCCGGCTTCAAGGTGGCGATGGTGACCGATGGCCGCATGTCGGGCGCGTCGGGCAAGGTGCCGGCCGCGATCCACGTGTCGCCGGAAATCCTGGCCGGCGGTCCGCTGGGCCTCGTGCGCGACGGCGACATCATCCGCGTCGACGCCACCACCGGCACGCTGCAGGCGCTGGTGCCGGCCGACGAGTGGGCTGCGCGCAAGCAGGCCACGACCGATTTGAGCAAGAGCCACATCGGCATGGGCCGCGAACTGTTTACGATGTTCCGCGCCTCGATCAGCGCCGCGGAGCAGGGCGCGGCGACGTTCCCGCTGCCGTCGCCGATCCCCACCATCGTGCCGCTGCACGAAGGCCTGGACGCCAATGAGGTCGTGCCGGGTTCAGACGAAGACTTTCTCTTTAGGACGCAGAAATGA
- the eda gene encoding bifunctional 4-hydroxy-2-oxoglutarate aldolase/2-dehydro-3-deoxy-phosphogluconate aldolase, translating to MTLLEIMRSASVIPVIAIDDPAHAVPLARALVAGGIRVLEVTLRTEHGLGAIRAMSEVEGAIVGVGTLTSPEEFVASRDAGAVFGVSPGLTPALIAAAKSSGLPLLPGVMTPSEVMAAREAGFRQVKLFPAMQAGGVGMLNAIRGPLSDMTFCPTGGITIETAPAFLACKNVACVGGSWLTPKDAIEAGDWAHITALAKAAAALRAS from the coding sequence ATGACCTTACTTGAAATTATGCGCTCGGCGAGCGTGATCCCTGTCATCGCCATCGACGATCCGGCGCACGCCGTGCCACTGGCCAGGGCGCTGGTCGCCGGCGGCATCCGCGTGCTTGAAGTCACGCTGCGCACGGAGCACGGCCTGGGCGCGATCCGCGCCATGAGCGAAGTCGAAGGCGCCATCGTGGGCGTTGGCACCCTGACGTCGCCCGAAGAATTCGTCGCCTCGCGCGACGCCGGCGCCGTGTTCGGCGTCTCGCCGGGCCTGACGCCAGCGCTGATCGCCGCCGCCAAATCGAGCGGCCTGCCGCTGCTGCCGGGCGTGATGACGCCATCCGAAGTGATGGCCGCGCGCGAAGCGGGCTTCCGCCAGGTCAAGCTGTTCCCGGCCATGCAGGCAGGTGGCGTGGGTATGCTCAATGCGATCCGCGGCCCGCTGTCGGACATGACGTTCTGCCCGACCGGCGGCATCACGATCGAGACCGCACCTGCCTTCCTGGCCTGCAAGAACGTCGCCTGCGTGGGCGGTTCGTGGCTCACGCCGAAGGACGCGATCGAGGCCGGCGACTGGGCCCACATCACCGCGCTGGCCAAAGCCGCCGCGGCGCTGCGCGCCAGCTGA
- a CDS encoding Rhs element Vgr protein, producing the protein MASLLFGDAIDVTRVRIHNRRYMPFQPRNCCMTPNGSMYFHHSCFLPDYARGDPPAIHWFVHEMVHVWQHQLGYPVRLRGAFRIGLSYGYTLTEDATLEDFNMEAQGDLLADYFVLKHLCRPEAMRQQRYRDSLALYEKVLALFLADPASRASLPRGPARWLVA; encoded by the coding sequence TTGGCGTCGCTGCTGTTCGGCGACGCCATCGATGTCACCCGCGTGCGGATCCACAACCGCCGCTACATGCCGTTCCAGCCACGGAACTGCTGCATGACGCCGAATGGCAGCATGTATTTTCACCACTCCTGTTTTCTCCCCGACTATGCGCGCGGCGATCCGCCTGCGATCCACTGGTTCGTGCACGAGATGGTGCACGTCTGGCAGCACCAGCTCGGGTATCCGGTGCGCCTGCGCGGCGCGTTCCGGATCGGGCTATCCTATGGCTACACGCTGACCGAAGATGCGACGCTGGAGGACTTCAATATGGAAGCGCAGGGGGATCTGCTGGCGGATTACTTCGTACTCAAGCACTTGTGCCGGCCCGAGGCGATGCGCCAGCAGCGCTACCGCGACAGCCTGGCGTTGTACGAGAAGGTACTGGCGCTGTTTCTGGCCGATCCTGCCAGCCGCGCAAGTTTGCCCCGTGGGCCGGCGCGCTGGCTGGTCGCATGA
- a CDS encoding penicillin-insensitive murein endopeptidase has translation MMRPFSVGAMLAAMVLCAPALASSCFGNSGSGRIEGAVALPLAGANFAAYSELGLKLGRTYVHAQVRDVVLGAYSTLSRSTPDVQYVYGETGLRTGGPMPPHRTHENGTSVDFMVPVRGRDGRPAQLPRTAQNHYGYDLEFDDAGKLADLRIDFAAIAAHLAQLDMEARRHGFGIARFILAPEYIPKVLATPAGQRLKSLPFMKTKPWVRHDEHYHVDFAVKCTR, from the coding sequence ATGATGCGCCCGTTTTCCGTGGGCGCGATGCTGGCCGCCATGGTCCTGTGCGCGCCCGCGCTGGCCAGCAGCTGCTTCGGTAATAGCGGGAGCGGGCGCATCGAAGGCGCGGTCGCCTTGCCGCTTGCGGGCGCCAACTTCGCGGCCTACTCGGAACTCGGTCTCAAGCTTGGCCGCACTTACGTTCATGCGCAGGTACGCGACGTCGTGCTGGGCGCGTATTCGACACTGTCCCGCAGCACGCCAGACGTGCAGTACGTCTATGGCGAGACGGGCCTGCGCACCGGCGGCCCGATGCCGCCCCATCGCACGCATGAGAACGGGACATCGGTGGACTTCATGGTGCCGGTGCGCGGCCGGGATGGCCGGCCGGCGCAGTTGCCGCGCACCGCGCAAAACCATTATGGATACGATCTGGAGTTCGATGACGCAGGCAAGCTTGCGGACTTGCGCATCGATTTCGCCGCCATTGCCGCGCATCTGGCGCAGCTGGATATGGAAGCACGGCGCCATGGGTTCGGTATCGCGCGCTTCATTCTGGCGCCAGAGTACATTCCGAAAGTACTTGCCACACCTGCAGGCCAACGTCTCAAGTCACTGCCGTTCATGAAGACAAAGCCCTGGGTTCGTCACGACGAGCATTACCATGTCGATTTCGCGGTCAAGTGCACCAGGTAG
- a CDS encoding YHYH domain-containing protein produces MVMAVGLLAASQAFAHGGGLNAQGCHNNRKTGDYHCHRAQQAVAPMPSHLLADEPSSSHKVQKTSTKPQPRQRLTDTSTGPTCYTGPRGGTYTLTASGNKNYSGC; encoded by the coding sequence ATGGTCATGGCAGTTGGCCTGTTAGCCGCGTCGCAAGCATTCGCGCATGGCGGCGGGCTGAACGCGCAAGGGTGTCATAACAACAGGAAAACGGGTGATTATCACTGCCATCGCGCACAGCAGGCAGTCGCGCCAATGCCAAGCCACCTTCTCGCAGATGAACCCAGCAGCTCGCACAAGGTGCAGAAAACAAGCACCAAACCGCAGCCTCGCCAACGCTTGACGGATACCTCCACCGGACCAACTTGCTACACCGGCCCCCGGGGCGGAACGTATACGCTGACCGCCAGCGGGAACAAGAACTATAGCGGCTGTTGA
- a CDS encoding porin, with amino-acid sequence MKLSPAIPIVMLLAASGAATAQSNITIYGIADAGIVNERGGAAGNVTKVSSGVASASRLGFKGSEELGAGVSALFVLEAGISIDTGALASSGQAFNRQSFVGLASKDAGSLTVGRQYTLTYNALGQVGDPFGSGLSGSAKNLFPVAGANLRANNSIIYTTPVKNGFSAGLLYSLGETAGDSQAGSQYNVSINYAKGPVNARLAHNHRNNDSATLTGTDSGRNTLFVANVDFKVVKVFFAYSNDKGLNSAPLNNATPLPYGKVFRPSLRGDDTLVGVTIPVGPAGTIMTSYIRKNDKTALNQDAAQYAVGYVHALSKRTSAYTSYGMIDNRNGAGYTVGNNAEAGSGDRAFNIGLRHTF; translated from the coding sequence ATGAAATTATCACCGGCGATTCCGATCGTCATGCTGCTTGCTGCCAGCGGCGCAGCCACGGCCCAATCCAATATCACGATCTATGGCATCGCCGACGCCGGTATCGTCAACGAGCGCGGGGGCGCAGCCGGCAACGTCACCAAAGTCAGCAGCGGCGTCGCATCCGCCTCGCGCCTGGGATTCAAGGGATCGGAAGAGCTGGGCGCGGGCGTCTCGGCGCTGTTCGTGCTCGAGGCCGGGATCTCGATCGACACCGGTGCGCTGGCCTCGTCCGGCCAGGCCTTCAACCGCCAGTCCTTCGTGGGGCTGGCCAGCAAGGACGCCGGCAGTCTGACGGTCGGGCGCCAGTACACGCTGACCTACAACGCGCTCGGTCAGGTCGGCGATCCGTTCGGCAGCGGCCTGTCGGGCAGCGCCAAGAACCTGTTCCCGGTCGCGGGCGCCAATCTGCGCGCGAACAACTCGATCATCTACACGACGCCGGTAAAGAATGGCTTCAGCGCAGGACTGCTGTACTCGCTGGGCGAGACCGCCGGCGACAGCCAGGCCGGCAGCCAGTACAACGTCAGCATCAACTATGCCAAGGGGCCGGTCAACGCCCGGCTGGCGCACAACCATCGCAACAACGACAGCGCCACCCTCACCGGTACCGACAGCGGTCGCAACACCCTGTTCGTGGCCAACGTCGACTTCAAGGTGGTCAAGGTCTTCTTCGCCTACAGCAACGACAAAGGACTCAACAGCGCGCCACTGAACAATGCGACACCACTCCCCTATGGCAAGGTGTTCCGACCAAGCCTGCGCGGCGACGACACGCTGGTCGGTGTCACCATCCCCGTTGGCCCGGCGGGCACCATCATGACCTCCTACATCCGCAAGAATGACAAGACTGCGCTGAACCAGGATGCAGCGCAGTATGCGGTGGGCTATGTGCATGCACTGTCCAAACGGACCAGTGCCTATACGTCGTACGGCATGATCGACAACCGGAATGGGGCTGGTTATACGGTGGGTAACAATGCCGAGGCGGGTTCGGGCGACCGGGCTTTCAATATCGGGTTGCGGCATACGTTCTGA
- a CDS encoding DUF1446 domain-containing protein, whose protein sequence is MKTLRIGCGAGYSGDRIEPALELAEHGDLDYLVFECLAERTIALAQQARMKDPALGYDPLLEARMLAVLKPCADRGIKIITNMGAANPLAAAAKTRQIAVSLGLGHLKIAAITGDDVLEQLRQGDYLDDTGEPVAALGSRLLSANAYLGAQPLVDALAQGADIVITGRIADPALVLAPAIHAFGWAMDDWQRLGQGTLAGHLLECAGQVCGGYFADPGVKDVPSLARLGFPLAVIGEDGSVEITKVAGSGGYVTRATCTEQLLYEIHDPAAYYTPDVVADFSAVTMTECAPDRVSLQGASGHPCSGMLKVSIGYIDSYIGEGQISYAGPGALARARLAQAIVAERFALTGVALTEVRYDLIGVNALHGDRDGPHDAEPREVRLRVIGRTDSLQQAIRIGNEVETLYTCGPAGGGGATRSAREVIAIRSTLLPAAQVSATIHFEET, encoded by the coding sequence ATGAAAACCCTACGCATCGGCTGCGGCGCCGGCTATTCGGGCGACCGCATCGAACCGGCGCTCGAACTGGCCGAGCATGGCGACCTCGATTACCTCGTGTTCGAATGCCTGGCCGAACGCACCATCGCCCTCGCCCAGCAAGCCCGGATGAAAGATCCGGCGCTCGGTTACGACCCACTGCTCGAAGCGCGCATGCTGGCAGTACTGAAGCCCTGCGCCGACAGGGGCATCAAGATCATCACGAACATGGGCGCGGCCAATCCGCTCGCAGCGGCCGCCAAGACCAGACAGATCGCTGTCTCGCTCGGCCTTGGCCACCTGAAAATCGCCGCCATCACGGGCGACGACGTCCTCGAGCAGCTGCGCCAGGGCGACTACCTCGACGACACCGGCGAACCGGTGGCGGCATTGGGCAGCCGGCTGCTGTCGGCCAACGCGTATCTGGGCGCGCAGCCGCTGGTCGACGCGCTGGCGCAAGGCGCCGACATCGTCATCACCGGCCGTATCGCCGACCCGGCGCTGGTGCTCGCGCCGGCCATCCACGCCTTCGGCTGGGCGATGGACGACTGGCAGCGCCTGGGCCAGGGCACGCTGGCCGGGCACCTGCTCGAATGCGCCGGCCAGGTGTGCGGCGGCTACTTCGCCGACCCCGGCGTCAAGGACGTACCAAGCCTGGCGCGACTGGGTTTCCCGCTCGCCGTGATCGGCGAGGACGGCAGCGTCGAGATCACCAAGGTGGCCGGTTCGGGCGGCTACGTGACCCGCGCCACCTGCACCGAGCAGCTGCTGTACGAAATCCACGACCCTGCTGCGTACTACACGCCGGACGTCGTGGCCGATTTCTCGGCGGTGACGATGACCGAGTGCGCACCGGACCGCGTCAGCCTGCAGGGCGCCAGCGGCCATCCATGCAGCGGCATGCTGAAAGTCTCGATCGGCTACATCGACAGCTACATCGGCGAAGGCCAGATCTCGTATGCGGGACCAGGCGCACTGGCGCGCGCGCGCCTGGCGCAGGCAATTGTCGCCGAACGGTTCGCACTGACGGGCGTCGCACTGACCGAGGTGCGCTATGACCTGATCGGCGTGAATGCGCTGCATGGCGACCGCGACGGGCCCCATGATGCCGAACCGCGTGAGGTGCGGCTGCGCGTCATCGGCCGTACCGACAGCCTGCAGCAAGCGATCCGCATCGGCAACGAAGTCGAAACCCTGTACACCTGCGGGCCGGCGGGCGGCGGCGGCGCCACCCGGTCGGCGCGCGAGGTGATCGCGATCCGCTCCACGCTGCTGCCTGCCGCGCAGGTCAGCGCGACGATCCATTTCGAGGAAACCTGA
- a CDS encoding citrate transporter, which translates to MLAFLGFLTIFALLYVILGRKMSALVALIAIPVLTALIGGFGAEIGTYITNGIKAIAPIAGMLVFAILFFGVLTDAGMLDPIVNRILKVVGNHPARITLGTAVLAAIVHLDGSGAVTFLVVVPAMLPLYIKLKMDKRILACVVAMSAGVANALPWGGPTLRASAALHLPMSELYLPMVPVQIAGMLFVFGCAWMMGVREQRRLGLTGAMLASGGSGAGTPDYHVQEIDEAQLKLRRPGRFIPNVLLVIVVLGTMISNVLDPVACFMFGTVLALLINYPDVAEQRNRVDAHAKAALMMASILFAAGVFTGIMKGTGMLTAMAQLLAASIPASLASHLPFVTGLVSMPLSLIFDPDSFYFGVLPVLAEAGTALGVPPVQLAQAALMGQMTTGFPVSPLTPATFLLVGLVGIDLGEHQRFTIPYLFATTVFMTCVAALIGLFPF; encoded by the coding sequence ATGCTGGCCTTCCTCGGCTTTCTTACTATTTTCGCCCTGCTGTACGTCATCCTTGGCAGGAAGATGTCCGCCCTTGTCGCGCTGATTGCGATCCCGGTGCTCACCGCGCTCATCGGTGGTTTCGGCGCCGAGATCGGCACCTACATCACCAATGGCATCAAGGCCATCGCGCCGATTGCCGGCATGCTGGTGTTTGCCATCCTGTTCTTCGGCGTGCTGACCGACGCCGGCATGCTCGATCCGATCGTCAACCGCATCCTGAAGGTTGTCGGCAACCACCCGGCCCGCATCACGCTCGGCACCGCCGTGCTGGCGGCAATCGTCCACCTCGACGGCTCCGGCGCCGTGACCTTCCTGGTCGTGGTGCCCGCGATGCTGCCGCTGTATATCAAGCTGAAGATGGACAAGCGCATCCTGGCCTGCGTCGTCGCCATGTCGGCCGGCGTGGCCAATGCGCTGCCGTGGGGCGGCCCGACCCTGCGCGCATCGGCTGCGCTGCATCTGCCGATGTCCGAGCTCTACCTGCCGATGGTGCCGGTGCAGATCGCCGGCATGCTGTTCGTCTTTGGCTGCGCCTGGATGATGGGCGTGCGCGAGCAGCGGCGCCTGGGCCTGACCGGCGCCATGCTGGCCAGTGGGGGCTCTGGCGCCGGCACCCCCGACTATCATGTGCAGGAAATCGACGAAGCCCAGCTGAAGCTGCGCCGGCCGGGCCGCTTCATCCCCAACGTACTGCTCGTGATCGTTGTCCTGGGCACGATGATCTCCAACGTGCTCGATCCGGTGGCCTGCTTCATGTTCGGCACCGTACTGGCCCTGTTGATCAACTACCCGGACGTCGCCGAACAGCGTAACCGCGTCGATGCGCATGCCAAGGCGGCCCTGATGATGGCAAGCATCCTGTTCGCGGCCGGCGTCTTCACCGGCATCATGAAAGGCACCGGCATGCTCACCGCCATGGCCCAGCTGCTCGCTGCCAGCATCCCGGCCAGCCTGGCCAGCCACCTGCCGTTCGTCACCGGCCTGGTGTCGATGCCACTGAGCCTGATCTTCGATCCGGATTCGTTCTACTTCGGCGTGCTGCCCGTACTGGCCGAAGCCGGCACGGCGCTCGGCGTGCCGCCGGTGCAGCTGGCCCAGGCCGCGCTGATGGGCCAGATGACCACCGGCTTCCCGGTCAGTCCCCTGACGCCGGCCACGTTCCTGCTGGTCGGACTGGTCGGCATCGACCTCGGGGAACACCAGCGCTTCACGATTCCCTACCTGTTCGCCACCACGGTATTCATGACCTGCGTCGCCGCGCTGATCGGGCTGTTCCCGTTCTGA
- a CDS encoding LysR family transcriptional regulator, with protein MLPNISTKQLQAFLALEQHRHFTQAAERCHLSQSAFSAVIQKLEATVGAKLVQRDTRNVTLTTEGELFVEVARALLADLDAAFTDMGDFIARRKGRVALAVLPSLAANGIPEVIAHYKATYPGITVQLFDALSDQCLHLLRQGRVDLALTAPGANLAEFSTRTLCSDPFFFVCRRDHPLARKRKIRMPDLVGCELIHLAPSTSVRQHVDQLTRGLDVRHSGLEVEHLATVAGLIGQGLGVSLVPELTLFQFRSLDLIAIPLDAAAVVRPILIVQRKDRALSHAAQGMLELIEARLSANGRQRGAKPVDAGLRL; from the coding sequence ATGCTTCCAAATATCTCCACCAAGCAGTTGCAAGCGTTTCTGGCACTCGAGCAGCACCGGCATTTCACCCAGGCGGCCGAGCGTTGCCACCTGTCGCAATCGGCGTTCAGCGCGGTGATCCAGAAGCTCGAAGCGACTGTCGGCGCCAAGCTGGTCCAGCGCGACACGCGCAACGTCACCCTGACCACCGAAGGCGAACTGTTCGTGGAAGTGGCGCGCGCCTTGCTGGCCGACCTCGACGCAGCCTTCACCGACATGGGCGACTTCATCGCACGGCGCAAGGGCAGGGTGGCGCTGGCCGTGCTGCCATCGCTGGCGGCCAATGGCATACCTGAGGTCATCGCGCACTACAAGGCCACCTATCCCGGCATCACGGTGCAGCTGTTCGACGCGCTGTCGGACCAATGCCTGCACCTGCTGCGCCAGGGCAGGGTCGATCTGGCGCTGACGGCGCCCGGTGCGAATCTGGCTGAATTTTCAACCCGCACCCTGTGCAGCGATCCGTTTTTCTTCGTCTGCCGGCGCGACCATCCACTCGCGCGCAAGCGCAAGATCCGGATGCCCGACCTCGTGGGCTGCGAACTGATTCACCTTGCGCCATCGACCAGCGTGCGCCAGCACGTCGACCAGCTGACGCGGGGGCTCGACGTGCGCCATTCCGGTCTTGAGGTCGAGCACCTGGCCACGGTGGCGGGCCTGATCGGGCAGGGACTCGGGGTGAGCCTGGTGCCGGAACTGACGCTGTTCCAGTTCCGCAGCCTGGACCTGATTGCCATTCCGCTCGATGCGGCGGCCGTGGTGCGCCCGATCCTGATCGTGCAGCGCAAGGACCGGGCGTTATCGCATGCCGCCCAGGGCATGCTTGAATTGATCGAAGCGCGGCTGTCGGCCAATGGCAGGCAGCGTGGTGCGAAGCCGGTCGATGCGGGGTTGCGACTCTAG